In Calditrichota bacterium, the DNA window AAAATGGAGCATGACATTCGCGCACCAGTCAGCGGCACAGTGAGTAGGCTCAACTATAGCCAAGAAGCACTTGTGGATGCAGGACAGCCCCTGCTTGAGATCGAGCCAGATGAGGTTGAGAGCAACGCTTGACCGTCAGAGTCAACTTTGGGTAGTAAAGCAAACGCCAGGCATAAGGAGCGCAGCCATGAGCAGTAACGACGCAGGCCCCAAGTGGATTGAACGGACCGTCGCGGAAAACGTGGCCTTAGTGAGAATTAACAGACCGGAAAGCCTAAACGCACTGAACAGCGTCGTTCTGCGCGAGTTGAGTGAGGTTTTCAGTCAAGTTGCCGCTAACCAGACGGTCCGGGCAGTGGTTCTCACTGGCGAGGGAAAGGCCTTCGTGGCTGGCGCCGACATAGCCGAACTGAAGAGTCTGTCGCCGGAGCAAGCACGGGCATTTGCGGCTTTTGGCCAGCAGCTTTTCCGCAAGATCGAGACGATGGACACCCCAGTAATTGCCGCCGTCAACGGCTTTGCTCTCGGCGGCGGCTGCGAGTTAGCGATGGCCTGCGATGTTCGCATCGCCTCGGATCGAGCCAAGTTCGGGCAACCTGAGGTCAACC includes these proteins:
- a CDS encoding biotin/lipoyl-binding protein; the encoded protein is KMEHDIRAPVSGTVSRLNYSQEALVDAGQPLLEIEPDEVESNA
- a CDS encoding enoyl-CoA hydratase/isomerase family protein translates to MSSNDAGPKWIERTVAENVALVRINRPESLNALNSVVLRELSEVFSQVAANQTVRAVVLTGEGKAFVAGADIAELKSLSPEQARAFAAFGQQLFRKIETMDTPVIAAVNGFALGGGCELAMACDVRIASDRAKFGQPEVNLGLIPGFAGTQRLPRLVGPGRAKLLILSGELIDAQTALDIGLVDKVVPHDELLSVAMDLARTIASKGPLAVRWAKRVITRGVDLDLDAGSSLENEAFMQTFLTGEAYEGLAAFLEKRAPVWKQS